From one Gracilibacillus salinarum genomic stretch:
- a CDS encoding MgtC/SapB family protein has product MDQIFDAAFMESVSKLLIALILAGLIGFEREINKHSAGFRTHILVGVSSCLMMLLSINGFDYFIEHYDNVRFDPARIPSYVISGIGFLGAGTIIVNGGTIRGLTTAASIWAVAGLGLIVGIGMYKEAIVTTLIILISLVVLNKFEHRLHRKNHFIIFEVKLSKTKGTAKFMDQVQAFPIEIREFDIYNESKETTKIKMYIDAIHQKKRENLYEWLLEQEEVEKIKIRFRS; this is encoded by the coding sequence ATGGATCAGATCTTTGATGCTGCATTTATGGAATCTGTTTCAAAATTGTTGATTGCCCTTATATTAGCCGGCTTAATAGGGTTTGAAAGGGAAATAAACAAACATTCAGCCGGCTTTAGAACGCATATATTAGTAGGTGTCAGCTCGTGTTTAATGATGTTACTTTCAATAAACGGCTTTGATTATTTTATTGAGCATTATGATAATGTCCGATTTGACCCTGCAAGGATACCTTCGTATGTTATTAGCGGGATCGGCTTCCTTGGTGCTGGAACAATTATTGTAAACGGCGGGACAATTCGTGGCCTTACAACGGCTGCTTCGATTTGGGCAGTGGCAGGCTTAGGATTAATCGTCGGAATTGGTATGTACAAAGAAGCGATTGTTACTACATTAATCATTCTGATCAGTCTGGTTGTTTTAAATAAATTTGAACATCGGCTGCATCGCAAAAATCATTTTATTATTTTTGAGGTGAAGTTGAGCAAAACAAAAGGTACTGCTAAATTTATGGATCAGGTGCAAGCTTTTCCAATCGAAATACGAGAGTTTGATATATACAATGAGAGTAAAGAAACAACAAAAATAAAAATGTATATCGATGCTATCCATCAGAAAAAACGGGAAAATTTATATGAATGGTTATTAGAACAAGAAGAAGTCGAAAAAATTAAAATACGATTTCGATCTTGA
- a CDS encoding UvrB/UvrC motif-containing protein: MECQECHQNPATVHFAQVINGEKSEIHVCQQCAKDKGYVSQEEDAYSLHNLLSGLFNSGSNTMQQQSLRKREETLQCDKCGMTYQQFARLGKFGCASCYHTFADHLNPLFRKVHSGNTLHEGKVPKRAGSNIYQRKKLRDLKVKLQQAIADEAFEDAAGIRDQIKSVEKSLHREEEGEDS; the protein is encoded by the coding sequence GTGGAATGCCAAGAATGCCATCAAAATCCGGCAACCGTTCATTTTGCCCAAGTAATAAACGGGGAAAAAAGCGAAATTCATGTTTGTCAGCAATGTGCAAAGGATAAAGGCTACGTCTCTCAGGAAGAGGATGCCTATTCGCTTCATAATCTGTTATCAGGATTATTTAATTCTGGATCAAATACGATGCAGCAGCAATCTCTAAGAAAGCGGGAAGAAACACTTCAGTGTGACAAATGTGGGATGACCTATCAACAGTTTGCTAGACTGGGTAAATTTGGTTGTGCATCGTGCTATCATACCTTTGCCGATCATCTCAATCCGTTATTTCGAAAGGTGCATAGCGGTAACACATTGCATGAAGGAAAAGTACCTAAACGAGCAGGCTCTAACATTTATCAACGGAAGAAACTACGAGATTTAAAGGTGAAGCTGCAGCAGGCAATAGCAGATGAAGCCTTTGAAGACGCGGCTGGAATCCGTGATCAAATAAAATCAGTCGAAAAGAGCCTGCATCGTGAAGAGGAGGGGGAAGATTCATGA
- a CDS encoding PIN/TRAM domain-containing protein, with protein MLKRFVQLFFIIAGGTAGYLYIPKLLELIGFAEGSWFMSDYVAPYVGLVLGAIILFILSLLVSDYIVQFFTWIEELLMKAPVADLIFGSLGIIIGLIIAYFLIIPIQSIEIKLVSQVVPIFLSVLLAYFGFQVGFKRRDEFLNLFTLPKKEKKKTSVAEDGPSDLPKPKILDTSVIIDGRIADICQTSFLEGTIIIPQFVLEELQHIADSSDALKRNRGRRGLDILNRIQKDLPINVEIYEGDFEEIQEVDSKLVKLAKVMNGIVVTNDFNLNKVCEFQKVPVLNINDLANAVKPIVLPGEELAVHVIKDGKEQNQGVAYLDDGTMIVVEEGKNYIGQHIDVVITSVLQTSAGRMIFAKPKLLEKAL; from the coding sequence GTGCTAAAACGATTTGTGCAACTATTTTTCATTATTGCAGGTGGTACCGCTGGATATTTATATATTCCAAAATTATTGGAATTGATAGGATTCGCTGAAGGTTCATGGTTTATGTCAGATTATGTGGCACCCTATGTTGGGTTAGTCTTGGGAGCAATTATTTTATTTATTCTTTCTCTATTGGTTTCAGATTATATTGTGCAATTTTTTACTTGGATCGAAGAATTATTGATGAAGGCCCCAGTTGCAGATCTGATTTTTGGTAGTTTAGGAATTATTATTGGTTTAATTATTGCTTATTTCTTAATTATTCCGATTCAATCAATTGAAATCAAGCTAGTTTCACAAGTAGTACCGATCTTTTTAAGTGTATTGCTAGCGTATTTCGGTTTTCAGGTTGGTTTTAAAAGACGTGATGAGTTTCTTAATTTGTTTACCTTGCCAAAGAAGGAAAAAAAGAAAACATCTGTTGCAGAAGATGGACCATCCGACTTACCTAAGCCTAAAATTTTAGATACGAGTGTGATCATTGATGGTCGTATCGCTGACATTTGTCAAACAAGCTTTCTTGAAGGGACAATTATCATTCCACAGTTTGTCCTGGAAGAGCTTCAGCATATTGCGGATTCTTCAGACGCTTTGAAACGTAATAGAGGGCGCAGAGGGTTGGATATACTGAACCGAATTCAAAAAGACTTACCGATTAACGTGGAAATTTATGAAGGTGACTTCGAAGAGATTCAAGAAGTCGACAGTAAGCTCGTGAAGCTCGCAAAAGTAATGAACGGTATCGTTGTAACGAATGACTTTAACTTAAATAAAGTTTGTGAGTTTCAAAAAGTACCCGTCCTTAACATTAATGACCTTGCAAATGCGGTAAAACCAATTGTTTTACCTGGCGAGGAGTTAGCTGTACATGTGATCAAAGATGGGAAAGAACAGAATCAGGGTGTTGCGTATTTAGATGATGGTACGATGATCGTTGTAGAAGAAGGTAAGAATTATATCGGCCAACATATTGACGTAGTCATCACGAGTGTTTTGCAAACGTCAGCAGGACGAATGATTTTCGCAAAACCAAAATTGCTTGAAAAAGCTCTATAA
- a CDS encoding CtsR family transcriptional regulator, with protein MRNISDIIEEYLKTIMKSNQHKIIEIKRSEIADRFECVPSQINYVINTRFTLEKGYLVESKRGGGGYIRISRITNEDKAMLIDEIIEMVQPSISQQKAINILERLLEEELITKREAKLMVSAIDRSTLPFQLPIRDEVRARILSAMLNSLKYQF; from the coding sequence ATGCGGAATATTTCAGATATTATTGAAGAATATTTGAAAACCATCATGAAAAGTAATCAGCACAAAATCATCGAGATAAAACGAAGTGAGATTGCAGATCGCTTTGAATGTGTACCCTCTCAAATTAACTATGTTATTAATACGAGATTCACCTTAGAGAAAGGGTATCTGGTTGAAAGCAAGCGCGGTGGTGGAGGCTACATTCGAATTAGCAGAATTACCAACGAAGACAAAGCAATGTTAATTGATGAAATAATCGAAATGGTTCAGCCAAGTATTTCACAACAAAAGGCTATTAATATATTGGAACGACTGTTGGAAGAAGAACTTATCACGAAGCGAGAAGCAAAATTGATGGTTAGTGCCATTGACCGCAGTACATTACCGTTTCAATTACCGATCCGAGATGAAGTGCGTGCCCGCATCTTGTCGGCCATGCTCAATTCATTAAAATATCAGTTTTAG
- the ispF gene encoding 2-C-methyl-D-erythritol 2,4-cyclodiphosphate synthase translates to MFRIGQGFDVHQLVEGRPCIIGGIEIPYDLGLLGHSDADVLLHTIADACLGAIGEGDIGKHFPDTDPAFKDADSQKLLQEVWRLVEEKGYTLGNIDCTVIAQAPKLAPHITSIRENIAQLLQCEVDQINVKATTTEKLGFTGRKEGIAAQAVVLLMKS, encoded by the coding sequence ATGTTTCGCATTGGACAAGGATTTGATGTACATCAATTAGTGGAAGGGCGACCATGTATTATAGGTGGTATAGAAATACCGTATGACTTAGGATTATTAGGGCATTCAGATGCAGATGTATTACTGCATACCATCGCCGATGCTTGTCTTGGTGCAATAGGTGAAGGAGATATTGGAAAACATTTCCCTGATACTGACCCTGCATTTAAAGACGCCGATTCGCAAAAGCTATTGCAGGAAGTGTGGCGTTTGGTTGAAGAGAAGGGTTATACGCTTGGTAATATCGATTGTACTGTAATCGCGCAAGCACCAAAGCTTGCTCCACACATTACTTCCATCCGGGAAAACATTGCCCAGCTATTGCAATGTGAAGTGGATCAGATCAATGTAAAAGCAACTACAACGGAAAAGTTAGGATTCACCGGGAGAAAAGAAGGAATTGCAGCACAAGCAGTTGTTCTGTTAATGAAATCATAA
- the radA gene encoding DNA repair protein RadA — translation MAKRKSKFVCQSCGYESPKWMGKCPGCHQWNTLVEELEATKTARGNWATGGSATAQKPEKISSIQSQEEPRISTSMRELNRVLGGGIVPGSLVLIGGDPGIGKSTLLLQVSSQLSQSNLDVLYISGEESARQTKLRADRLDISSERLYVLSETNLMDIANQIDQLKPGFVVIDSIQTIFKEEVTSAPGSVSQVRECTSELMRIAKRNHIPIFIVGHVTKEGSIAGPRLLEHMVDAVLYFEGERHHTFRILRSVKNRFGSTHEMGIFEMKEEGLVEVLNPSEIFLEERSQGVAGSTIVASMEGTRPVLVEIQALISPTSFGNPRRMATGIDHNRVPLLMAVLEKRVGLMLQNQDAYVKVAGGVKLDEPAIDLAVAISIASSFRDRAPHTDDVLIGEVGLTGEVRRVSRIDQRVQEAAKLGFKRAIIPAKNLEGWTPPDTIEMVGVNSVQEAIKIALGD, via the coding sequence TTGGCTAAACGTAAATCAAAATTTGTTTGTCAATCTTGTGGATATGAATCACCAAAATGGATGGGGAAATGTCCAGGATGTCATCAGTGGAATACATTAGTAGAGGAATTAGAAGCAACGAAGACAGCAAGAGGAAATTGGGCAACAGGTGGTTCAGCAACAGCTCAAAAGCCGGAAAAAATTTCGAGTATTCAATCACAAGAAGAACCTAGAATTTCGACAAGCATGCGAGAATTAAACCGTGTTTTAGGCGGTGGGATTGTTCCAGGGTCACTTGTGTTGATTGGCGGTGATCCGGGTATCGGAAAATCAACTTTGCTTCTGCAAGTATCCAGTCAGCTATCGCAAAGCAACCTAGACGTATTGTACATTTCTGGAGAAGAATCTGCTCGACAGACAAAGTTAAGAGCAGATCGCCTCGATATTTCCTCTGAACGACTATATGTGCTGTCAGAAACAAATTTAATGGATATTGCTAATCAAATTGATCAATTGAAACCAGGATTTGTTGTTATTGACTCGATTCAAACCATTTTTAAAGAAGAAGTGACTAGTGCACCAGGTAGTGTATCACAAGTTCGCGAATGTACAAGCGAATTAATGCGAATTGCCAAGCGGAACCACATCCCGATTTTTATTGTAGGGCATGTCACAAAAGAAGGTTCCATTGCTGGGCCAAGGTTACTCGAACACATGGTAGATGCAGTTTTGTATTTTGAAGGGGAAAGACACCATACTTTCCGCATATTACGAAGTGTGAAGAATAGATTTGGCAGTACACATGAAATGGGTATCTTTGAAATGAAAGAAGAAGGTCTCGTTGAAGTGTTAAACCCGTCTGAGATCTTCTTGGAAGAACGTTCGCAAGGGGTAGCAGGTTCTACTATTGTTGCATCAATGGAGGGAACCAGACCAGTATTAGTAGAAATACAAGCTTTAATTTCTCCTACAAGCTTTGGAAATCCGAGAAGAATGGCTACCGGGATTGATCATAACAGGGTGCCGTTGCTGATGGCGGTTCTTGAAAAAAGAGTAGGTTTAATGCTCCAGAATCAAGATGCGTATGTGAAGGTCGCCGGAGGAGTAAAGTTAGATGAGCCGGCAATTGATCTGGCCGTTGCCATTAGTATTGCTTCCAGCTTTAGAGACAGAGCGCCGCATACAGATGATGTTCTGATTGGAGAAGTTGGATTGACAGGAGAGGTTCGGAGAGTGTCCCGAATTGATCAGCGGGTGCAGGAAGCTGCAAAGTTAGGCTTTAAGCGAGCTATTATTCCTGCTAAGAATCTGGAAGGCTGGACACCTCCAGACACCATTGAAATGGTTGGTGTTAATTCCGTACAGGAAGCCATAAAGATAGCATTAGGAGATTAA
- a CDS encoding protein arginine kinase has product MSLEQFMNEAISPWLKEDGPDSDIVMSSRVRLARNFEDTPFPLIAEEEQMDNILSFFKEEFNHQTYNQYKDFEFVRMADLNSTEKQVLVEKHLISPHLADKSKYGATLISKNEQVSIMVNEEDHIRAQLYFPGFQLEKALQQAFELDDWLETKINYAFDENRGYLTSCPTNVGTGLRASVMMHLPALALTRKINRMLPAINQLGLVVRGIYGEGSEAIGNIFQISNQITLGRSEEDIIEDLKGVVEKLIEHERHARSILLDQSSLELEDRVFRSYGILQHSRIIESKETAKCLSDVRLGIDLGFISNISKSILNELVVLTQPAFLQQYAKKMLTPNERDVFRASLIRERFTMEQKEEY; this is encoded by the coding sequence ATGAGCTTAGAGCAATTCATGAATGAGGCAATTAGCCCCTGGCTCAAAGAAGATGGACCAGATAGTGATATTGTAATGAGCAGCAGGGTCCGCCTGGCGCGTAACTTTGAAGATACACCTTTTCCGCTGATTGCAGAAGAAGAACAGATGGATAACATTCTTTCATTTTTCAAAGAGGAATTTAATCATCAAACGTATAATCAGTATAAAGACTTTGAATTTGTCAGAATGGCAGATTTGAATTCCACTGAGAAGCAAGTGTTAGTAGAAAAACATCTGATCAGTCCACATTTAGCTGATAAATCGAAATATGGTGCTACATTGATCTCAAAAAATGAGCAGGTATCGATTATGGTAAATGAAGAAGATCATATTCGTGCACAGCTATATTTTCCTGGTTTTCAATTGGAAAAGGCTTTGCAACAGGCATTTGAGCTAGATGATTGGCTTGAAACGAAAATCAACTATGCGTTTGATGAGAACAGAGGGTATTTAACATCTTGTCCAACAAATGTTGGTACAGGTTTAAGAGCTTCTGTCATGATGCATTTGCCAGCACTTGCATTAACGCGAAAAATTAACCGTATGCTGCCAGCTATTAATCAATTAGGTTTGGTAGTCAGAGGCATCTATGGAGAAGGCAGTGAAGCAATCGGTAATATTTTTCAAATTTCCAATCAAATAACGCTTGGCCGCTCCGAAGAAGACATTATCGAAGATTTAAAAGGTGTCGTGGAGAAGTTGATCGAGCACGAACGACATGCAAGATCCATACTGTTGGATCAGTCTTCATTAGAATTGGAAGATCGCGTTTTTCGCTCCTATGGAATTTTACAACACAGTCGTATCATAGAATCAAAGGAAACGGCTAAATGTCTTTCCGACGTCCGTCTCGGAATTGATTTAGGATTTATTAGTAATATCTCTAAGTCGATTCTAAATGAACTGGTCGTCTTAACGCAGCCGGCATTTTTACAACAATATGCGAAAAAAATGCTAACACCGAATGAACGTGATGTTTTTCGTGCATCCTTAATTCGGGAACGATTTACAATGGAGCAGAAGGAGGAATATTAA
- the clpC gene encoding ATP-dependent protease ATP-binding subunit ClpC — protein sequence MMFGRFTERAQKVLALSQEEAVRLGHNNIGTEHILLGLVSEGEGIAAKALQAIGLGADKIRDEVESLIGKGNQVSQTIHYTPRAKKVIELSMDEARKLGHSYVGTEHILLGLIREGEGVAARVLNNLGVSLNKARQQVLQLLGSSESGSAQNGRNNQANSANTPTLDSLARDLTAIAKEGKIDPVIGRGKEIERVIQVLSRRTKNNPVLIGEPGVGKTAVAEGLAQQIVQNEVPEILRDKRVMTLDMGTVVAGTKYRGEFEDRLKKVMEEIRQANNVILFIDELHTLIGAGGAEGAIDASNILKPSLARGELQCIGATTLDEYRKYIEKDAALERRFQPIQVDEPSVDESVQILQGLRDRYEAHHRVTITDDAIEAAAKLSDRYITDRFLPDKAIDLIDEAASKVRLRSYTTPPNLKELEQKLEEVRKEKDAAVQSQEFEKAAALRDDEQQLRKELEETEAKWKEKQGQENSEVTVEDIASVVSTWTGVPVSSLTKDESERLLHMEDILHDRLIGQEEAVKAVSKAIRRARAGLKDPKRPIGSFIFLGPTGVGKTELARALAESMFGDEDAMIRIDMSEYMEKHATSRLVGSPPGYVGYEEGGQLTEKVRRKPYSVVLLDEVEKAHPEVFNILLQVLEDGRLTDSKGRTVDFRNTVLIMTSNVGANELKRNKYVGFSLGDEEQDYKDMRSKVTTELKKAFRPEFLNRIDETIVFHSLEKKHMKYIVELMVKELQKRLVEQEIDFELSDKAIEKIANEGFDPEYGARPLRRSIQKNVEDLLSEELLKENIKRGQKVTIDLDDKNEFSLV from the coding sequence ATGATGTTTGGACGTTTTACAGAAAGAGCACAAAAGGTATTAGCACTTTCACAAGAGGAAGCAGTTAGATTAGGCCATAATAATATAGGGACAGAACATATCTTATTAGGACTCGTTAGTGAGGGCGAAGGAATTGCTGCTAAGGCTTTACAGGCAATAGGTCTAGGAGCAGATAAAATTAGAGATGAAGTAGAATCTTTAATTGGCAAAGGCAATCAGGTCTCACAGACAATTCATTATACTCCTCGAGCAAAAAAAGTAATCGAACTATCAATGGATGAAGCACGAAAGCTGGGCCATTCTTATGTAGGTACCGAGCATATTCTGTTAGGCCTGATTCGTGAAGGAGAAGGCGTTGCGGCACGAGTATTAAATAACTTAGGTGTTAGTTTAAATAAAGCAAGACAGCAAGTGCTTCAGCTGTTAGGAAGCTCTGAATCTGGCAGTGCCCAAAATGGTCGTAATAACCAGGCGAATAGCGCTAATACGCCAACATTAGATTCACTTGCCAGAGATTTAACTGCTATTGCTAAGGAAGGCAAAATAGATCCGGTGATTGGCCGTGGTAAGGAAATTGAACGTGTCATTCAAGTGCTGAGTCGACGTACCAAAAACAACCCTGTACTCATTGGTGAACCAGGTGTTGGTAAGACAGCAGTAGCGGAAGGTCTTGCCCAGCAAATCGTGCAAAATGAAGTACCGGAAATCCTGCGAGATAAACGCGTCATGACACTGGATATGGGTACAGTTGTAGCGGGCACCAAATATCGCGGCGAATTTGAGGATCGCTTGAAAAAAGTAATGGAAGAGATTCGTCAAGCAAACAATGTCATTTTGTTTATTGATGAGCTGCATACATTGATCGGTGCTGGTGGAGCAGAAGGTGCAATTGATGCGTCCAACATCCTGAAACCGTCGCTGGCTCGTGGAGAACTGCAATGTATTGGTGCCACTACGTTAGATGAGTACCGTAAATATATTGAAAAAGATGCGGCCTTAGAGCGTCGTTTTCAGCCAATCCAAGTAGATGAGCCTTCTGTCGATGAATCCGTTCAAATTCTGCAAGGGTTACGTGACCGTTATGAAGCACACCACCGTGTTACGATTACAGATGATGCCATCGAAGCAGCGGCTAAATTATCTGATCGTTATATTACGGATCGTTTCCTGCCGGATAAGGCCATTGACCTTATCGATGAGGCGGCATCGAAAGTACGCTTGCGCTCTTACACGACTCCGCCTAATTTAAAAGAATTGGAACAGAAATTAGAAGAAGTACGTAAAGAGAAAGATGCGGCAGTGCAGAGTCAAGAATTTGAAAAAGCAGCAGCATTGCGGGATGATGAACAGCAATTACGAAAAGAATTAGAAGAAACCGAAGCCAAATGGAAAGAGAAGCAAGGGCAAGAAAATTCTGAGGTCACAGTGGAAGATATCGCAAGTGTTGTATCTACCTGGACTGGTGTACCCGTTTCATCCTTAACAAAAGACGAAAGTGAACGTCTGTTGCACATGGAAGACATTTTGCATGACCGACTGATTGGACAGGAAGAAGCGGTCAAAGCCGTATCGAAAGCAATCCGTCGTGCAAGAGCAGGTCTGAAAGATCCGAAACGTCCGATTGGCTCCTTTATTTTCTTAGGTCCAACGGGTGTTGGTAAGACAGAATTAGCTCGTGCATTAGCTGAATCTATGTTCGGTGATGAAGATGCTATGATCCGTATCGATATGTCAGAATATATGGAAAAACACGCTACATCACGATTGGTTGGTTCACCTCCTGGTTATGTTGGGTACGAAGAAGGTGGTCAATTAACGGAGAAAGTCCGCAGAAAGCCTTATTCAGTCGTCTTATTAGATGAAGTAGAAAAAGCACACCCGGAAGTATTTAATATTCTGCTTCAAGTATTAGAAGATGGCCGGTTAACCGATTCTAAAGGACGTACGGTTGATTTTAGAAATACGGTTCTCATTATGACTTCCAACGTTGGAGCGAATGAATTGAAGCGTAATAAATATGTTGGTTTCAGTCTTGGTGATGAGGAACAAGATTACAAGGATATGCGTTCAAAAGTAACAACTGAACTGAAAAAAGCATTCCGTCCTGAATTTTTAAACAGAATTGATGAAACAATTGTCTTCCACTCACTAGAGAAGAAGCATATGAAGTACATTGTTGAATTAATGGTCAAGGAATTACAGAAGCGTCTTGTTGAGCAAGAGATTGACTTTGAATTGTCAGATAAGGCTATTGAAAAAATCGCCAATGAAGGCTTTGATCCGGAATATGGTGCAAGACCACTAAGACGCTCTATTCAGAAGAATGTTGAAGACTTACTATCTGAGGAACTATTAAAAGAAAATATTAAACGCGGACAAAAAGTAACCATAGATCTAGATGATAAAAATGAATTTAGCTTAGTGTAA
- the ispD gene encoding 2-C-methyl-D-erythritol 4-phosphate cytidylyltransferase has product MKYNVIVLAAGQGKRMNAGQNKQFIELLNKPLIIHTLEKFIHDTWCRHIYLVINPNEQQEMEALITEYGWQHQITIVYGGSERQESGYNGLCAIKPESHDQIVMIHDGARPFVKQAHLHELAKVAQEKKAALLAVPVTDTIKRKQGDRIDTLDRSTLWAAQTPQAFSYDVILRAHETAQTSQYLGTDDVSLVEALDEPVEIVHGSYHNVKLTTPEDIMRAEMILTQKEEA; this is encoded by the coding sequence ATAAAATATAATGTGATCGTGCTAGCGGCAGGTCAAGGAAAACGGATGAACGCAGGTCAAAACAAGCAATTTATTGAACTATTGAATAAACCACTTATCATACATACATTAGAAAAATTTATCCATGATACATGGTGCCGTCATATTTATCTAGTAATCAATCCAAATGAACAGCAAGAAATGGAGGCATTGATTACTGAATACGGATGGCAACACCAGATAACCATTGTGTATGGCGGAAGTGAACGGCAGGAAAGCGGCTATAATGGCCTGTGCGCCATTAAACCGGAATCTCATGATCAAATCGTTATGATTCACGATGGGGCACGACCATTTGTAAAACAAGCACATTTACATGAACTGGCGAAAGTGGCACAAGAGAAGAAGGCTGCTTTACTAGCAGTACCTGTTACAGATACGATAAAAAGGAAGCAAGGGGACAGGATTGATACGTTGGACCGTTCTACCTTATGGGCGGCTCAAACACCACAAGCATTTAGTTATGATGTAATTCTGCGAGCACACGAAACCGCTCAAACCTCCCAGTATCTTGGAACAGACGATGTTTCGCTGGTAGAAGCATTAGATGAACCGGTAGAAATTGTGCACGGTTCGTATCATAATGTGAAATTAACAACACCTGAGGATATCATGCGGGCGGAAATGATTTTAACGCAAAAGGAGGAAGCGTAA
- a CDS encoding GNAT family N-acetyltransferase, whose amino-acid sequence MERMICLNSSYTDEILNLSEYAFQYKLTQQEREEKAEQMKEDQVWGWIADNQLAAKAHLIPLTVNLHGKPLEMGGVGSVASWPEYRRGGKVKALLYKLLTEMRQQQQSISYLHPFSVPFYRKYGWELTFDRTTYNMPIKSFQNDWNGQGSVRRGSKGEKTISTLDAIYQMYAKKYTGTLHRTEHWWKYRILKHKDTHIAIAYAADQTPIGYLLFTIKQSLFTVHDMAFVNINARHLLYQFIQHHDSMVHNVELSVPADDPLPLLIGEPRFEQKQMPYFMARIVDVDAFFEQYPFPIIDQTKIDFTVEVSDAFLTENNGLFLVSNSIKEGIVTERVEADPNVARVKIAVQQLVQILFGYKRPFTLWEADLIQGDASAVEQLEMIIPEQQTYFPDFF is encoded by the coding sequence ATGGAAAGGATGATTTGCTTAAATTCTTCCTATACTGATGAAATTCTAAACTTATCTGAGTATGCTTTTCAATATAAGTTAACTCAACAAGAAAGAGAAGAAAAAGCAGAGCAAATGAAAGAAGATCAAGTATGGGGATGGATAGCAGATAATCAGTTAGCTGCTAAAGCTCACCTTATTCCACTGACTGTAAATCTACATGGTAAGCCGTTAGAAATGGGAGGTGTCGGATCCGTTGCTTCTTGGCCAGAGTATCGCAGAGGTGGAAAAGTAAAGGCATTGTTATACAAACTTTTAACAGAAATGAGACAACAACAACAAAGTATTTCATACTTACACCCATTTTCAGTACCTTTTTATCGAAAATATGGCTGGGAATTGACGTTTGACCGAACTACATACAATATGCCGATAAAATCATTTCAAAACGATTGGAACGGACAGGGCAGTGTCAGGAGGGGAAGTAAAGGGGAAAAAACAATTTCCACGTTAGACGCCATCTACCAAATGTATGCAAAGAAGTATACAGGCACACTTCATCGAACAGAACATTGGTGGAAATATCGTATATTAAAACATAAAGATACACATATCGCAATTGCGTATGCTGCGGATCAAACACCAATAGGGTATCTGTTGTTCACTATTAAACAAAGCTTGTTTACTGTACATGATATGGCATTTGTGAATATAAATGCGCGCCACTTACTTTATCAGTTTATCCAACATCATGATTCAATGGTGCATAATGTAGAGCTGTCTGTCCCTGCAGATGACCCATTGCCATTACTTATTGGTGAACCGAGATTCGAACAAAAACAGATGCCTTATTTTATGGCGCGAATTGTGGATGTTGATGCTTTCTTTGAACAGTATCCTTTTCCAATAATCGATCAAACGAAAATCGATTTTACAGTAGAAGTATCAGATGCCTTTTTAACAGAAAATAATGGTTTGTTTCTGGTGTCCAACAGCATAAAAGAGGGTATTGTTACGGAGCGTGTAGAGGCAGATCCGAATGTTGCAAGGGTGAAAATAGCTGTTCAACAACTTGTACAAATTTTATTTGGTTATAAACGGCCATTCACATTGTGGGAGGCAGACTTAATACAGGGAGATGCTTCAGCCGTTGAGCAGTTAGAGATGATTATACCTGAACAGCAGACATATTTTCCTGATTTCTTTTAA